One genomic segment of Labeo rohita strain BAU-BD-2019 chromosome 14, IGBB_LRoh.1.0, whole genome shotgun sequence includes these proteins:
- the hdx gene encoding highly divergent homeobox isoform X4, with protein sequence MEKWLEKRSIHTMNLRSVFTAEQQRILERYYENGMTNQSKSCFQLILQCAQETKLDFSVVRTWVGNKRRKLASKADQNGAAAQPLSHQHVSCGSAGALVAGSVLTAEMAAMRSIQRGPPVAHLLPPQASSSSSSSSPSSSSPLSGHSDVILTGIYANCFDASTHNRTATKSLPSHAEMEPAAHDRTDAAAHRTAVAAVMQRKSPIIPGSSALKCSQTLKPFPSRDSAVIAPSWAKQCRTSQHPSWPQTSPQKTAPAHRPPADASAQIQHVFTLAGLGELSQRPLAQDLAVRKTRPVEALEVFSIAMETADADDEYSREEELANMALQMQCGKGSVDSGRSSSAASSSLTDSPGLTERNSNSALFGEKGCQTSSSLLSRTSSPSNFPLKLLSQASARIPCLKVTSNMSAPWLHSNSRKRTLQDRTQFSDRDLYMLKRYWDNGMTSLGSLCKEKILAAANELSVDTEIIKTWIGNRRRKYRLMGIEIPPPKGGPIMFPNQTAPHSPHILEDDRQTPELGEASEHNDVASLCLSDDGASDLYLKENDDVNDESDGSTPAKHVKIEIVEDDDDDDGDMLTTEMEQMHNLLEFKKKESHLVLDWNRKDNNKNSFTSESFVVSKCRLHTGSK encoded by the exons ATGGAAAAATGGCTGGAAAAGAGGAGCATTCACACT ATGAACTTGAGATCTGTATTTACTGCCGAGCAGCAGCGGATCCTGGAGCGCTACTATGAGAACGGCATGACCAATCAGAGCAAGAGCTGCTTCCAGCTCATCCTGCAGTGTGCTCAAGAGACCAAACTTGACTTCAGTGTGGTTAGA ACATGGGTAGGAAACAAGCGTCGAAAATTGGCATCTAAGGCGGATCAGAACGGAGCTGCCGCTCAACCTCTGTCCCATCAGCATGTTTCGTGCGGATCTGCCGGGGCGCTCGTCGCCGGGTCGGTGCTGACGGCCGAGATGGCGGCCATGCGGAGCATTCAGCGCGGCCCCCCGGTGGCCCACCTCCTCCCTCCGCAGGCCTCGTCCTCATCTTCTTCCTCCTCTCCATCATCTTCCTCTCCGCTCAGCGGTCACAGCGATGTCATTTTGACGGGCATTTACGCCAACTGCTTCGATGCATCTACTCACAATAGGACAGCGACAAAATCATTGCCCTCGCACGCAGAAATGGAGCCGGCCGCTCACGATCGCACAGACGCAGCAGCGCATCGCACCGCCGTGGCAGCCGTCATGCAGCGGAAATCTCCCATCATCCCCGGCTCCAGTGCTCTCAAGTGCAGCCAGACGCTCAAACCCTTCCCCTCCAGAGACTCCGCCGTAATCGCTCCCAGTTGGGCCAAGCAGTGCAGAACCTCTCAGCATCCGTCGTGGCCTCAGACCTCCCCTCAGAAAACGGCCCCGGCACATCGCCCTCCTGCAGACGCTAGCGCTCAGATTCAGCATGTTTTCACCCTGGCCGGATTAGGGGAGCTGTCGCAGCGGCCTCTCGCTCAAGACCTGGCGGTGAGGAAGACGAGGCCGGTCGAGGCGTTGGAGGTGTTCTCGATCGCGATGGAGACGGCCGACGCTGATGACGAGTACTCCAGAGAAGAGGAGCTGGCCAACATGGCGCTGCAGATGCAGTGCGGTAAAGGCAGTGTGGATAGTGGGCGGAGCTCCAGCGCAGCTTCCTCTTCCTTGACTGACAGCCCGGGACTCACAGAGAGGAACTCAAACTCTGCTCTCTTTGGAGAGAAAGGATGTCAAACCAGCAGCTCCTTATTGAGCAGAACATCCTCCCCCAGCAACTTCCCACTAAAACTGCTCTCGCAGGCGTCTGCCAGAATCCCCTGTCTCAAG gtAACAAGTAACATGTCAGCTCCCTGGCTTCACAGTAACTCAAGGAAAAGAACG CTGCAGGACAGGACGCAGTTCAGCGACAGAGACTTGTACATGCTGAAGCGATACTGGGATAACGGCATGACCAGCCTGGGCTCTCTGTGCAAAGAGAAGATCTTAGCGGCAGCCAATGAACTCAGTGTGGACACTGAAATTATCAAG ACATGGATTGGTAACCGCAGAAGGAAGTATCGTTTGATGGGCATTGAAATTCCTCCACCTAAAGGAGGGCCGATCATGTTCCCAAATCAGACAGCACCTCATTCACCTCACATCCTTGAGGACGACCGTCAGACTCCAGAGCTAGGAGAGGCCAGCGAACACAATGACGTTGCGTCACTCTGTTTGTCTGATG atggaGCCAGTGATTTGTATCTGAAAGAAAATGATGATGTGAACGATGAATCAGATGGTTCCACCCCTGCTAAACATGTG AAGATTGAAATTGTTGAAGACGACGACGATGATGATGGTGACATGTTGACCACAGAGATGGAACAGATGCATAACCTCTTAGAGTTCAAG aagaaagaaagtcatttgGTTTTGGATTGGAACCGCAAGGACAACAACAAGAATTCTTTCACCTCTGAATCCTTCGTTGTGTCAAAATGCAGGCTTCATACTGGTTCCAAATGA
- the hdx gene encoding highly divergent homeobox isoform X2 produces MEKWLEKRSIHTMNLRSVFTAEQQRILERYYENGMTNQSKSCFQLILQCAQETKLDFSVVRTWVGNKRRKLASKADQNGAAAQPLSHQHVSCGSAGALVAGSVLTAEMAAMRSIQRGPPVAHLLPPQASSSSSSSSPSSSSPLSGHSDVILTGIYANCFDASTHNRTATKSLPSHAEMEPAAHDRTDAAAHRTAVAAVMQRKSPIIPGSSALKCSQTLKPFPSRDSAVIAPSWAKQCRTSQHPSWPQTSPQKTAPAHRPPADASAQIQHVFTLAGLGELSQRPLAQDLAVRKTRPVEALEVFSIAMETADADDEYSREEELANMALQMQCGKGSVDSGRSSSAASSSLTDSPGLTERNSNSALFGEKGCQTSSSLLSRTSSPSNFPLKLLSQASARIPCLKVTSNMSAPWLHSNSRKRTLQDRTQFSDRDLYMLKRYWDNGMTSLGSLCKEKILAAANELSVDTEIIKTWIGNRRRKYRLMGIEIPPPKGGPIMFPNQTAPHSPHILEDDRQTPELGEASEHNDVASLCLSDDGASDLYLKENDDVNDESDGSTPAKHVIEIVEDDDDDDGDMLTTEMEQMHNLLEFKNEEVQFLENELQNQKLKFSKLKSFTKSLLIAVKNKDRKKQQELLASLPQKVNEDWDLGLENHSESGVETPVIQKESSVSEEEDDTDQMRL; encoded by the exons ATGGAAAAATGGCTGGAAAAGAGGAGCATTCACACT ATGAACTTGAGATCTGTATTTACTGCCGAGCAGCAGCGGATCCTGGAGCGCTACTATGAGAACGGCATGACCAATCAGAGCAAGAGCTGCTTCCAGCTCATCCTGCAGTGTGCTCAAGAGACCAAACTTGACTTCAGTGTGGTTAGA ACATGGGTAGGAAACAAGCGTCGAAAATTGGCATCTAAGGCGGATCAGAACGGAGCTGCCGCTCAACCTCTGTCCCATCAGCATGTTTCGTGCGGATCTGCCGGGGCGCTCGTCGCCGGGTCGGTGCTGACGGCCGAGATGGCGGCCATGCGGAGCATTCAGCGCGGCCCCCCGGTGGCCCACCTCCTCCCTCCGCAGGCCTCGTCCTCATCTTCTTCCTCCTCTCCATCATCTTCCTCTCCGCTCAGCGGTCACAGCGATGTCATTTTGACGGGCATTTACGCCAACTGCTTCGATGCATCTACTCACAATAGGACAGCGACAAAATCATTGCCCTCGCACGCAGAAATGGAGCCGGCCGCTCACGATCGCACAGACGCAGCAGCGCATCGCACCGCCGTGGCAGCCGTCATGCAGCGGAAATCTCCCATCATCCCCGGCTCCAGTGCTCTCAAGTGCAGCCAGACGCTCAAACCCTTCCCCTCCAGAGACTCCGCCGTAATCGCTCCCAGTTGGGCCAAGCAGTGCAGAACCTCTCAGCATCCGTCGTGGCCTCAGACCTCCCCTCAGAAAACGGCCCCGGCACATCGCCCTCCTGCAGACGCTAGCGCTCAGATTCAGCATGTTTTCACCCTGGCCGGATTAGGGGAGCTGTCGCAGCGGCCTCTCGCTCAAGACCTGGCGGTGAGGAAGACGAGGCCGGTCGAGGCGTTGGAGGTGTTCTCGATCGCGATGGAGACGGCCGACGCTGATGACGAGTACTCCAGAGAAGAGGAGCTGGCCAACATGGCGCTGCAGATGCAGTGCGGTAAAGGCAGTGTGGATAGTGGGCGGAGCTCCAGCGCAGCTTCCTCTTCCTTGACTGACAGCCCGGGACTCACAGAGAGGAACTCAAACTCTGCTCTCTTTGGAGAGAAAGGATGTCAAACCAGCAGCTCCTTATTGAGCAGAACATCCTCCCCCAGCAACTTCCCACTAAAACTGCTCTCGCAGGCGTCTGCCAGAATCCCCTGTCTCAAG gtAACAAGTAACATGTCAGCTCCCTGGCTTCACAGTAACTCAAGGAAAAGAACG CTGCAGGACAGGACGCAGTTCAGCGACAGAGACTTGTACATGCTGAAGCGATACTGGGATAACGGCATGACCAGCCTGGGCTCTCTGTGCAAAGAGAAGATCTTAGCGGCAGCCAATGAACTCAGTGTGGACACTGAAATTATCAAG ACATGGATTGGTAACCGCAGAAGGAAGTATCGTTTGATGGGCATTGAAATTCCTCCACCTAAAGGAGGGCCGATCATGTTCCCAAATCAGACAGCACCTCATTCACCTCACATCCTTGAGGACGACCGTCAGACTCCAGAGCTAGGAGAGGCCAGCGAACACAATGACGTTGCGTCACTCTGTTTGTCTGATG atggaGCCAGTGATTTGTATCTGAAAGAAAATGATGATGTGAACGATGAATCAGATGGTTCCACCCCTGCTAAACATGTG ATTGAAATTGTTGAAGACGACGACGATGATGATGGTGACATGTTGACCACAGAGATGGAACAGATGCATAACCTCTTAGAGTTCAAG AATGAAGAAGTGCAGTTCCTTGAAAATGAGCTGCAGAACCAGAAACTGAAGTTCTCCAAGCTGAAGAGCTTCACTAAAAGCCTGCTGATCGCTGtgaaaaacaaagacagaaagaaacagCAG GAGCTGTTAGCCAGTCTACCTCAGAAAGTGAATGAGGACTGGGACCTGGGCCTGGAAAACCACAGCGAGTCTGGCGTAGAGACGCCCGTCATCCAGAAAGAGTCCTCTGTATCAGAGGAGGAGGACGACACGGATCAGATGAGACTATAA
- the hdx gene encoding highly divergent homeobox isoform X1, whose translation MEKWLEKRSIHTMNLRSVFTAEQQRILERYYENGMTNQSKSCFQLILQCAQETKLDFSVVRTWVGNKRRKLASKADQNGAAAQPLSHQHVSCGSAGALVAGSVLTAEMAAMRSIQRGPPVAHLLPPQASSSSSSSSPSSSSPLSGHSDVILTGIYANCFDASTHNRTATKSLPSHAEMEPAAHDRTDAAAHRTAVAAVMQRKSPIIPGSSALKCSQTLKPFPSRDSAVIAPSWAKQCRTSQHPSWPQTSPQKTAPAHRPPADASAQIQHVFTLAGLGELSQRPLAQDLAVRKTRPVEALEVFSIAMETADADDEYSREEELANMALQMQCGKGSVDSGRSSSAASSSLTDSPGLTERNSNSALFGEKGCQTSSSLLSRTSSPSNFPLKLLSQASARIPCLKVTSNMSAPWLHSNSRKRTLQDRTQFSDRDLYMLKRYWDNGMTSLGSLCKEKILAAANELSVDTEIIKTWIGNRRRKYRLMGIEIPPPKGGPIMFPNQTAPHSPHILEDDRQTPELGEASEHNDVASLCLSDDGASDLYLKENDDVNDESDGSTPAKHVKIEIVEDDDDDDGDMLTTEMEQMHNLLEFKNEEVQFLENELQNQKLKFSKLKSFTKSLLIAVKNKDRKKQQELLASLPQKVNEDWDLGLENHSESGVETPVIQKESSVSEEEDDTDQMRL comes from the exons ATGGAAAAATGGCTGGAAAAGAGGAGCATTCACACT ATGAACTTGAGATCTGTATTTACTGCCGAGCAGCAGCGGATCCTGGAGCGCTACTATGAGAACGGCATGACCAATCAGAGCAAGAGCTGCTTCCAGCTCATCCTGCAGTGTGCTCAAGAGACCAAACTTGACTTCAGTGTGGTTAGA ACATGGGTAGGAAACAAGCGTCGAAAATTGGCATCTAAGGCGGATCAGAACGGAGCTGCCGCTCAACCTCTGTCCCATCAGCATGTTTCGTGCGGATCTGCCGGGGCGCTCGTCGCCGGGTCGGTGCTGACGGCCGAGATGGCGGCCATGCGGAGCATTCAGCGCGGCCCCCCGGTGGCCCACCTCCTCCCTCCGCAGGCCTCGTCCTCATCTTCTTCCTCCTCTCCATCATCTTCCTCTCCGCTCAGCGGTCACAGCGATGTCATTTTGACGGGCATTTACGCCAACTGCTTCGATGCATCTACTCACAATAGGACAGCGACAAAATCATTGCCCTCGCACGCAGAAATGGAGCCGGCCGCTCACGATCGCACAGACGCAGCAGCGCATCGCACCGCCGTGGCAGCCGTCATGCAGCGGAAATCTCCCATCATCCCCGGCTCCAGTGCTCTCAAGTGCAGCCAGACGCTCAAACCCTTCCCCTCCAGAGACTCCGCCGTAATCGCTCCCAGTTGGGCCAAGCAGTGCAGAACCTCTCAGCATCCGTCGTGGCCTCAGACCTCCCCTCAGAAAACGGCCCCGGCACATCGCCCTCCTGCAGACGCTAGCGCTCAGATTCAGCATGTTTTCACCCTGGCCGGATTAGGGGAGCTGTCGCAGCGGCCTCTCGCTCAAGACCTGGCGGTGAGGAAGACGAGGCCGGTCGAGGCGTTGGAGGTGTTCTCGATCGCGATGGAGACGGCCGACGCTGATGACGAGTACTCCAGAGAAGAGGAGCTGGCCAACATGGCGCTGCAGATGCAGTGCGGTAAAGGCAGTGTGGATAGTGGGCGGAGCTCCAGCGCAGCTTCCTCTTCCTTGACTGACAGCCCGGGACTCACAGAGAGGAACTCAAACTCTGCTCTCTTTGGAGAGAAAGGATGTCAAACCAGCAGCTCCTTATTGAGCAGAACATCCTCCCCCAGCAACTTCCCACTAAAACTGCTCTCGCAGGCGTCTGCCAGAATCCCCTGTCTCAAG gtAACAAGTAACATGTCAGCTCCCTGGCTTCACAGTAACTCAAGGAAAAGAACG CTGCAGGACAGGACGCAGTTCAGCGACAGAGACTTGTACATGCTGAAGCGATACTGGGATAACGGCATGACCAGCCTGGGCTCTCTGTGCAAAGAGAAGATCTTAGCGGCAGCCAATGAACTCAGTGTGGACACTGAAATTATCAAG ACATGGATTGGTAACCGCAGAAGGAAGTATCGTTTGATGGGCATTGAAATTCCTCCACCTAAAGGAGGGCCGATCATGTTCCCAAATCAGACAGCACCTCATTCACCTCACATCCTTGAGGACGACCGTCAGACTCCAGAGCTAGGAGAGGCCAGCGAACACAATGACGTTGCGTCACTCTGTTTGTCTGATG atggaGCCAGTGATTTGTATCTGAAAGAAAATGATGATGTGAACGATGAATCAGATGGTTCCACCCCTGCTAAACATGTG AAGATTGAAATTGTTGAAGACGACGACGATGATGATGGTGACATGTTGACCACAGAGATGGAACAGATGCATAACCTCTTAGAGTTCAAG AATGAAGAAGTGCAGTTCCTTGAAAATGAGCTGCAGAACCAGAAACTGAAGTTCTCCAAGCTGAAGAGCTTCACTAAAAGCCTGCTGATCGCTGtgaaaaacaaagacagaaagaaacagCAG GAGCTGTTAGCCAGTCTACCTCAGAAAGTGAATGAGGACTGGGACCTGGGCCTGGAAAACCACAGCGAGTCTGGCGTAGAGACGCCCGTCATCCAGAAAGAGTCCTCTGTATCAGAGGAGGAGGACGACACGGATCAGATGAGACTATAA
- the hdx gene encoding highly divergent homeobox isoform X3, protein MEKWLEKRSIHTMNLRSVFTAEQQRILERYYENGMTNQSKSCFQLILQCAQETKLDFSVVRTWVGNKRRKLASKADQNGAAAQPLSHQHVSCGSAGALVAGSVLTAEMAAMRSIQRGPPVAHLLPPQASSSSSSSSPSSSSPLSGHSDVILTGIYANCFDASTHNRTATKSLPSHAEMEPAAHDRTDAAAHRTAVAAVMQRKSPIIPGSSALKCSQTLKPFPSRDSAVIAPSWAKQCRTSQHPSWPQTSPQKTAPAHRPPADASAQIQHVFTLAGLGELSQRPLAQDLAVRKTRPVEALEVFSIAMETADADDEYSREEELANMALQMQCGKGSVDSGRSSSAASSSLTDSPGLTERNSNSALFGEKGCQTSSSLLSRTSSPSNFPLKLLSQASARIPCLKVTSNMSAPWLHSNSRKRTDRTQFSDRDLYMLKRYWDNGMTSLGSLCKEKILAAANELSVDTEIIKTWIGNRRRKYRLMGIEIPPPKGGPIMFPNQTAPHSPHILEDDRQTPELGEASEHNDVASLCLSDDGASDLYLKENDDVNDESDGSTPAKHVKIEIVEDDDDDDGDMLTTEMEQMHNLLEFKNEEVQFLENELQNQKLKFSKLKSFTKSLLIAVKNKDRKKQQELLASLPQKVNEDWDLGLENHSESGVETPVIQKESSVSEEEDDTDQMRL, encoded by the exons ATGGAAAAATGGCTGGAAAAGAGGAGCATTCACACT ATGAACTTGAGATCTGTATTTACTGCCGAGCAGCAGCGGATCCTGGAGCGCTACTATGAGAACGGCATGACCAATCAGAGCAAGAGCTGCTTCCAGCTCATCCTGCAGTGTGCTCAAGAGACCAAACTTGACTTCAGTGTGGTTAGA ACATGGGTAGGAAACAAGCGTCGAAAATTGGCATCTAAGGCGGATCAGAACGGAGCTGCCGCTCAACCTCTGTCCCATCAGCATGTTTCGTGCGGATCTGCCGGGGCGCTCGTCGCCGGGTCGGTGCTGACGGCCGAGATGGCGGCCATGCGGAGCATTCAGCGCGGCCCCCCGGTGGCCCACCTCCTCCCTCCGCAGGCCTCGTCCTCATCTTCTTCCTCCTCTCCATCATCTTCCTCTCCGCTCAGCGGTCACAGCGATGTCATTTTGACGGGCATTTACGCCAACTGCTTCGATGCATCTACTCACAATAGGACAGCGACAAAATCATTGCCCTCGCACGCAGAAATGGAGCCGGCCGCTCACGATCGCACAGACGCAGCAGCGCATCGCACCGCCGTGGCAGCCGTCATGCAGCGGAAATCTCCCATCATCCCCGGCTCCAGTGCTCTCAAGTGCAGCCAGACGCTCAAACCCTTCCCCTCCAGAGACTCCGCCGTAATCGCTCCCAGTTGGGCCAAGCAGTGCAGAACCTCTCAGCATCCGTCGTGGCCTCAGACCTCCCCTCAGAAAACGGCCCCGGCACATCGCCCTCCTGCAGACGCTAGCGCTCAGATTCAGCATGTTTTCACCCTGGCCGGATTAGGGGAGCTGTCGCAGCGGCCTCTCGCTCAAGACCTGGCGGTGAGGAAGACGAGGCCGGTCGAGGCGTTGGAGGTGTTCTCGATCGCGATGGAGACGGCCGACGCTGATGACGAGTACTCCAGAGAAGAGGAGCTGGCCAACATGGCGCTGCAGATGCAGTGCGGTAAAGGCAGTGTGGATAGTGGGCGGAGCTCCAGCGCAGCTTCCTCTTCCTTGACTGACAGCCCGGGACTCACAGAGAGGAACTCAAACTCTGCTCTCTTTGGAGAGAAAGGATGTCAAACCAGCAGCTCCTTATTGAGCAGAACATCCTCCCCCAGCAACTTCCCACTAAAACTGCTCTCGCAGGCGTCTGCCAGAATCCCCTGTCTCAAG gtAACAAGTAACATGTCAGCTCCCTGGCTTCACAGTAACTCAAGGAAAAGAACG GACAGGACGCAGTTCAGCGACAGAGACTTGTACATGCTGAAGCGATACTGGGATAACGGCATGACCAGCCTGGGCTCTCTGTGCAAAGAGAAGATCTTAGCGGCAGCCAATGAACTCAGTGTGGACACTGAAATTATCAAG ACATGGATTGGTAACCGCAGAAGGAAGTATCGTTTGATGGGCATTGAAATTCCTCCACCTAAAGGAGGGCCGATCATGTTCCCAAATCAGACAGCACCTCATTCACCTCACATCCTTGAGGACGACCGTCAGACTCCAGAGCTAGGAGAGGCCAGCGAACACAATGACGTTGCGTCACTCTGTTTGTCTGATG atggaGCCAGTGATTTGTATCTGAAAGAAAATGATGATGTGAACGATGAATCAGATGGTTCCACCCCTGCTAAACATGTG AAGATTGAAATTGTTGAAGACGACGACGATGATGATGGTGACATGTTGACCACAGAGATGGAACAGATGCATAACCTCTTAGAGTTCAAG AATGAAGAAGTGCAGTTCCTTGAAAATGAGCTGCAGAACCAGAAACTGAAGTTCTCCAAGCTGAAGAGCTTCACTAAAAGCCTGCTGATCGCTGtgaaaaacaaagacagaaagaaacagCAG GAGCTGTTAGCCAGTCTACCTCAGAAAGTGAATGAGGACTGGGACCTGGGCCTGGAAAACCACAGCGAGTCTGGCGTAGAGACGCCCGTCATCCAGAAAGAGTCCTCTGTATCAGAGGAGGAGGACGACACGGATCAGATGAGACTATAA